Proteins from one Mycteria americana isolate JAX WOST 10 ecotype Jacksonville Zoo and Gardens chromosome 1, USCA_MyAme_1.0, whole genome shotgun sequence genomic window:
- the LOC142410785 gene encoding uncharacterized protein LOC142410785, producing MPDCTAPFPGPRLPAQPRHAGCQAPPAPPGRAARPRRPCLSPVRSGWRRCGPAPHTCSAGAHKLVPAGRRRARWRPPSLPPRGERGQLFLFLGIASLCGGVGVCARPESGGNVRLWAGVTRAAGRPGRGVGPSPPRRAPRHRPGARRCRRGDGAAGGDGVLPLSQHGAGEGRSRPRQRVPVPGANKFRVPASAGFARQSGAAGVPPARHVDSHGDIRLTLLQGKPGG from the exons ATGCCGGACTGCACGGCGCCCTTTCCCGGGCCGCGGCTGCCCGCCCAGCCTCGCCACGCGGGCTGCCAggcaccgccggccccgccgggaagggcggcgcggccccgccggccgtGCCTCTCGCCGGTGCGGAGCGGGTGGCGCAGGTGCGGCCCCGCACCGCACACCTGTAGCGCCGGCGCGCACAAGTTGGTGCCAGCGGGGCGGCGGAGGGCACGGTGGCGGCCGccatccctccccccccggggCGAGAGGGGgcagttgtttttatttctaggtATCGCTAGTCTTTGCGGAGGGGTCGGGGTCTGTGCACGCCCCGAGAGCGGGGGAAACGTGCGGCTGTGGGCCGGCGTGACACGTGCTGCCGGTCGCCCGGGTCGCGGCGTGGGGCCTTCTCCGCCTCGGCGGGCGCCCCGCCACCGGCCCGGTGCGCGGCGTTGCCGGCGTGGGGACGGTGCGGCGGGCGGCGATGGCGTCCTGCCGCTCTCGCAGCACGGCGCGGGTGAAGGTCGCTCCCGTCCCCGCCAGCGTGTGCCCGTGCCCGGCGCCAACAAGTTTCGAGTCCCGGCTTCCGCGGGGTTTGCGCGGCAGAGCGGGGCGGCCGGCGTGCCCCCGGCGCGGCAC GTTGACAGCCATGGAGACATCCGTTTAACCCTTTTACAAGGCAAGCCAGGAGGGTGA
- the SINHCAF gene encoding SIN3-HDAC complex-associated factor has translation MFGFHKPKMYRSIEGCCICRAKSSSSRFTDSKRYEKDFQNCFGLHEARSGDICNACVLLVKRWKKLPAGSKKNWNHVVDARAGPSLKTTLKPKKMKTLSGSRIKSNQISKLQKEFKRHNSDAHSTTSSASPAQSPCYSNQSDDGSDTEMSAGSSRTPVFSFLDLTYWKRQKVCCGIIYKGRFGEVLIDTHLFKPCCSNKKSATEKPEQEGPQSPAISTQEEW, from the exons ATGTTTGGCTTTCACAAACCGAAGATGTATCGGAGTATAGAGGGCTGCTGTATTTGCAGAGCTAAGTCTTCCAGTTCTCGTTTCACTGACAGCAAACGTTATGAAAAGGATTTCCAGAATTGTTTTGG GCTCCATGAGGCCCGCTCAGGAGATATTTGCAATGCCTGTGTCCTTTTGgtgaaaagatggaaaaaattgcCAGCAGGATCCAAAAAAAACTGGAATCAC GTGGTAGATGCCAGGGCTGGACCCAGTCTTAAAACCACAttgaaaccaaagaaaatgaaaactctgtCTGGAAGCAGAATAAAGAGCAATCAAATCAGCAAGCTGCAAAAGGAATTCAAGCGGCACA ATTCTGATGCCCACAGCACCACTTCAAGTGCCTCCCCAGCTCAGTCGCCCTGTTACAGTAACCAGTCTGACGATGGCTCTGACACAGAGATGAGTGCTGGGTCCAGCAGAACaccagttttctcctttttagatCTCACGTATTGGAAAAG GCAAAAGGTCTGCTGTGGAATTATTTACAAAGGGCGTTTTGGGGAAGTCCTCATAGACACTCATCTCTTCAAACCTTGCTGTAGCAATAAAAAGTCTGCCACTGAAAAGCCAGAACAAGAAGGACCACAATCTCCAGCAATTTCCACCCAAGAGGAGTGGTGA